In Oryza brachyantha chromosome 2, ObraRS2, whole genome shotgun sequence, a single window of DNA contains:
- the LOC102701520 gene encoding UBP1-associated protein 2B-like encodes MGRKRKRKRRRTRRATKAELSEEQPGREMAVDEAVEEEEDDTEMNPASAAAAAAGEREEEEGIEGLLEPFTQDELLGLLVEACLRDPALRSRLAATAASDAAHRRLFVHGLGPGVTTAAMAASFASFGSLDECHAVADRATGRCRGYGFVTFRRRSAARRALADASRIVVGGRPVACQLSSLGPTSPDRKLFVDNVPACAAHDELRRLFSRFGEIEAGPLGADRATGQFRGYAIFFYKSPKGLTKALEERKVVFDGCELHCRRAHRANKEKHHMATHADAGDQSNDFVSAASPIVHGQPKEIALTSSKQTLLGSNRPVELMVKGPSSGTVPFCQNAGAGLLGAFPVAAVSPSTLDQSTMVNYSRDSTSTPRNDRLEMS; translated from the coding sequence ATGGGTCGGAAGCGGAAGCGGAAGCGGAGGCGAACGCGGCGCGCCACCAAGGCGGAGTTGTCAGAGGAGCAACCGGGGAGAGAAATGGCGGTAGATGAggccgtggaggaggaggaggatgacacCGAGATGAacccggcgtcggcggcggcggctgctgcaggtgagcgggaggaggaggaaggcatCGAGGGGCTTCTGGAGCCTTTCACCCAGGACGAGCTCCTGGGGCTCCTGGTCGAGGCCTGCCTCCGGGACCCCGCCCTTCGctcccgcctcgccgccaccgcggcgtctgacgccgcccaccgccgcctcttCGTGCACGGCCTTGGGCCCGGCGTCACCACCGCGGCGATGGCCGCCTCCTTCGCGAGCTTCGGCTCTCTCGATGAGTGCCACGCCGTTGCcgaccgcgccaccggccgctgCCGCGGGTACGGCTTCGTCACCTTCCGCCGCCGGTccgcggcgcgccgcgcgctcgcGGACGCCTCTAGGATCGTGGTGGGCGGCCGGCCCGTCGCGTGCCAGCTCTCCTCGCTCGGCCCCACCTCCCCCGACCGCAAGCTCTTCGTGGACAACGTGCCCGCTTGCGCCGCACACGACGAGTTGAGGAGGCTCTTCTCCAGgttcggcgagatcgaggcagGGCCTCTCGGCGCCGACCGCGCCACCGGTCAGTTCCGCGGATACGCGATCTTCTTCTACAAGTCCCCCAAGGGGCTCACGAAGGCGCTGGAGGAGCGCAAGGTGGTGTTCGACGGGTGCGAGCTCCATTGCCGGCGCGCTCACAGAGCGAACAAGGAGAAGCATCACATGGCCacgcatgcagatgcaggtgACCAAAGCAATGACTTCGTCAGCGCTGCCTCACCCATCGTCCATGGCCAGCCGAAGGAGATTGCATTGACATCCTCCAAGCAGACGCTTCTTGGATCCAATCGGCCAGTTGAGTTGATGGTGAAGGGTCCTAGCTCAGGCACGGTTCCCTTCTGTCAAAACGCTGGGGCTGGTCTCTTAGGTGCATTCCCTGTGGCTGCGGTTTCACCCTCTACACTAGATCAGAGCACAATGGTTAATTATTCCAGGGATTCGACTTCGACACCCCGCAATGATCGATTGGAGATGAGCTAA
- the LOC102721138 gene encoding transcription termination factor MTERF5, chloroplastic-like, which translates to MTILEAAAPLSYRMAPCGPRGSPQLPPWRRIISPSSCRLCTLISRQFPICNAQSYTDDLWLSSGSAQSSTAVRSRLLAAEREEAKAVLSLFLRQKGLRSILAARIVNKADGFIEHLVSKLQITYRSRYAEGRELSTPEIRDALIPYLEALSKEHGDGLVEVVENFPDPFAMEREALSSSMFLTPTSSNKHKAIARISTPTSGGALPELVLYLLDLGMDHEEIKNVVRKFPAFAYYNVDRKIKPLVALLLELGVPRSNIPGIIKKRPQLCGISLSDNLKPMMTYLENIGVNKDQWSKVLSRFPALLTYSRQKVETTVSFLTELGVPRENVGKILTRCPHIMSYSVNDNLRPTAEYFQSIGADAASLIQKSPQAFGLNIEAKLKPITEFFLERDFSIEEIGIMVNRFGIIHTLSMEDNLRPKYDYFLTMGYPRNELVKFPQYFGYSLELRIKPRYARMIDCGVRLILNQMLSVSDSRFGDILQKRMNGI; encoded by the exons atgACGATcttggaggcggcggcgcccctgAGCTACCGTATGGCCCCGTGCGGCCCACGGGGAAGCCCCCAGCTTCCTCCATGGCGGCGCATCATTTCGCCTTCCTCCTGCAG GCTTTGCACACTAATTTCCAGACAATTTCCCATTTGCAATGCACAATCAT ATACAGATGATTTGTGGTTATCTAGTGGTAGTGCTCAAAGCTCCACGGCTGTTCGGTCAAGGTTACTTGCTGCAGAAAGAGAGGAAGCGAAAGCTGTGCTATCACTATTTTTAAGACAGAAAGGTTTGAGAAGTATACTGGCGGCACGGATTGTCAATAAGGCAGATGGTTTCATTGAGCATTTGGTTTCAAAGCTCCAAATTACTTACAGATCACGATATGCTGAAG GAAGGGAACTTAGCACACCTGAGATTAGAGATGCTTTGATTCCATATCTGGAAGCCCTATCTAAAGAACATGGAGATGGTTTGGTTGAGGTGGTGGAGAATTTTCCTGATCCGTTTGCTATGGAACGAGAAGCTTTGTCCTCTTCAATGTTTCTTACACCCACAAGCTCAAACAAACACAAGGCAATCGCTCGAATAAGCACACCAACCTCAGGGGGAGCCCTTCCTGAGCTAGTGCTCTATCTACTGGACCTTGGCATGGATCATGAAGAGATCAAGAATGTCGTGCGGAAATTCCCAGCATTTGCATATTACAATGTGGATCGCAAAATAAAACCTCTGGTGGCGCTGCTACTTGAGCTTGGTGTGCCAAGGTCAAACATACCAGGAATCATCAAGAAGAGACCTCAACTATGTGGAATCAGCTTGTCTGATAATCTGAAACCTATGATGACTTATTTGGAAAACATCGGTGTCAACAAAGATCAGTGGAGCAAGGTGCTTTCCCGGTTCCCTGCACTTCTCACATATAGCAGGCAGAAGGTAGAGACAACTGTGAGCTTTCTCACTGAACTAGGAGTTCCTAGGGAAAACGTTGGCAAGATTCTGACACGATGCCCTCATATCATGAGCTACAGTGTCAATGACAATCTCAGGCCAACTGCTGAATATTTCCAGTCAATTGGTGCAGATGCTGCATCTCTTATTCAGAAAAGCCCACAGGCTTTTGGTCTGAACATTGAGGCAAAGCTAAAGCCGATCACAGAATTTTTCCTGGAGAGAGATTTTAGCATAGAAGAAATTGGCATTATGGTGAATAGATTTGGGATTATTCACACTCTCAGCATGGAAGATAATCTGCGTCCCAAATATGACTATTTCTTGACAATGGGATACCCAAGGAATGAGCTAGTGAAATTTCCACAGTATTTTGGATACAGTTTAGAGCTGCGGATAAAACCTCGGTATGCTCGGATGATTGATTGCGGAGTAAGGTTGATTTTGAACCAGATGTTGTCAGTTTCAGATAGCAGATTTGGGGATATTCTACAAAAGAGGATGAATGGAATATGA
- the LOC102721706 gene encoding protein FLOWERING LOCUS T-like translates to MSRDPLVVGNVVGDILDPFIKSATLRVLYSNRELTNGSELKPSQVANEPRIEIAGRDMRTLYTLVMVDPDSPSPSNPTKREYLQWLVTDIPESTNASFGNEIVSYESPKPTAGIHRFVFVLFRQSVQQTIYAPGWRQNFNTRDFSALYNLGPPVAAVFFNCQRENGCGGRRYIR, encoded by the exons ATGTCAAGGGATCCACTTGTTGTAGGCAACGTGGTTGGAGATATCTTGGACCCGTTTATCAAATCTGCAACACTCAGAGTGCTTTACAGCAATAGGGAACTAACTAATGGATCTGAGCTCAAGCCTTCACAAGTAGCGAATGAGCCAAGGATTGAGATTGCTGGGCGTGACATGAGGACACTTTACACTTTG GTGATGGTGGATCCTGACTCACCAAGTCCAAGCAATCCAACAAAAAGAGAATACCTTCAATG GTTGGTGACAGACATCCCGGAATCAACAAATGCGAGCTTCG GAAATGAGATAGTGAGCTATGAAAGTCCAAAGCCAACAGCAGGAATACATCGCTTTGTCTTTGTGCTTTTCCGCCAATCTGTTCAACAGACCATTTATGCACCTGGATGGCGACAAAATTTTAACACAAGGGACTTCTCAGCACTTTACAACCTAGGACCACCGGTGGCTGCCGTGTTCTTCAACTGCCAAAGAGAGAATGGTTGTGGTGGCAGACGATACATTAGATGA
- the LOC102720854 gene encoding protein phosphatase inhibitor 2-like: MEAKESKKPRDHVKWDEDNLNDIESTKPVREKITEPKTPYHPMVDEDDGPVSPQRSIGESVGKSSPHADAIKNALMEAVSSGKFSARDSWEPCSNEEEQRTDFEEHRKAHYDEFRKMKEMLKKGTPPDEGDEDGNHKDSKEGC, encoded by the exons ATGGAAGCTAAAGAATCCAAAAAACCAAG GGACCATGTGAAATGGGATGAAGACAATTTGAATGACATCGAGTCGACCAAACCAGTAAGAGAAAAAATCACCGAGCCCAAGACACCATATCACCCCATGGttgatgaagatgatg GGCCTGTTTCTCCACAAAGATCTATTGGCGAATCAGTGGGTAAGTCCAGTCCTCACGCTGATGCCATTAAGAATGCTTTGATGGAAGCTGTTTCAAGTGGAAAGTTTTCGGCAAGAGATAGCTGGGAACCTTGTAGTAATGAAGAAGAACAAAGAACAG ATTTTGAAGAGCACCGGAAGGCTCACTATGATGAATTCCGTAAGATGAAGGAAATGCTTAAGAAGGGAACACCACCTGACGAGGGTGATGAAGATGGGAATCACAAAGACAGCAAGGAGGGATGCTGA
- the LOC102721987 gene encoding vesicle transport protein GOT1: MAYEISEIKKIGIGLVGFGILFSFLGIILFFDRGLLALGNIFFLTGVGLLLGWKSMWQLFTKKANIKGSVPFFLGLFLLFVRWPVAGIIMELYGSFVLFSGYGPPIQAFLYQIPFIGWILQYPFQLFGQLRRKRA; this comes from the exons ATGGCGTACGAGATTAGCGAGATCAAAA AAATTGGCATAGGCCTGGTGGGCTTTGGCATCCTATTCTCATTCCTGGGCATTATACTTTTCTTTGATAGGGGCTTGTTGGCATTGGGTAAT attttcttCTTGACTGGAGTTGGCCTGTTGCTTGGTTGGAAATCTATGTGGCAGCTTTTCACAAAGAAGGCAAACATTAAG GGTTCTGTACCTTTCTTCCTTGGTCTGTTTCTTCTCTTTGTCCGATGGCCTGTTGCTGGCATAATAATGGAGCTATATGGatcttttgttcttttcag TGGTTATGGACCTCCTATCCAGGCCTTCCTATATCAAATTCCATTTATTGGATGGATTCTGCAATACCCATTCCAG CTGTTTGGTCAGTTGAGGCGTAAACGTGCTTGA
- the LOC102721424 gene encoding pre-mRNA-splicing factor ISY1 homolog: MARNEEKAQSMLNRFITMKQEEKRKPRERRPYLASECRDLADAERWRSEILREIGAKVAEIQNEGLGEHRLRDLNDEINKLLRERGHWERRIVELGGRDHSRSSNAPLMTDLDGNIVAIPNPSGRGPGYRYFGAAKKLPGVRELFDKPPEVRKRRTRYEIHKRINAGYYGYYDDEDGVLERLEAAAEKRMRHEVITEWHRVERVRREAMKGVVSGEVASAGGRGGEAAREVLFEEVEEEVEEERRQEEEKREREKGEEAGKEFIAHVPLPDEKEIERMVLERKKKELLSKYTSDALQVEQEEAKEMLNVRR, encoded by the coding sequence ATGGCGCGAAACGAGGAGAAGGCGCAGTCCATGCTGAACCGCTTCATCACGATGAAGCAGGAGGAGAAGCGGAAGCCCCGGGAGCGCCGGCCCTACCTCGCCTCCGAGTGccgcgacctcgccgacgccgagcgcTGGCGCTCCGAGATCCTGCGCGAGATCGGCGCCAAGGTCGCCGAGATCCAGAACGAGGGCCTCGGGGAGCACCGCCTCCGCGACCTCAACGACGAGATCAACAAGCTCCTCCGCGAGCGCGGCCACTGGGAGCGGCGCATCGTCGAGCTCGGCGGGCGCGACCACTCCCGGAGCTCTAACGCGCCCCTCATGACCGACCTCGACGGCAACATCGTCGCCATACCAAACCCCTCCGGCCGCGGGCCCGGATACCGCTACTTCGGCGCCGCCAAGAAGCTCCCCGGCGTCCGTGAGCTATTCGACAAGCCGCCCGAGGTCCGCAAGCGGCGGACTCGCTATGAGATCCACAAGCGGATCAACGCAGGGTACTACGGTTACtacgacgacgaagacggcgTGCTAGAGCGCCTTGAGGCCGCTGCCGAGAAGCGCATGCGGCATGAGGTCATTACTGAGTGGCACCGTGTGGAGCGGGTGCGGCGGGAGGCCATGAAGGGTGTGGTGAGTGGCGAGGTGGCCTCGGCAGGCGGACGTGGCGGGGAGGCTGCTAGGGAGGTGCTATttgaggaggtggaggaggaggttgaggaggagaggaggcaggaagaggagaagagggagagggaaaagggtGAGGAGGCTGGGAAGGAGTTTATTGCGCATGTGCCGCTACCCGATGAGAAGGAGATTGAGCGGATGGTGTTAGAGCGGAAGAAGAAGGAGCTGCTGAGCAAGTACACCAGCGACGCCCTGCAGGTTGAGCAGGAAGAGGCCAAGGAGATGCTCAATGTGCGCCGCTAG